Genomic segment of Candidatus Eremiobacterota bacterium:
GGGCCGGCCTCAATCCAGTCGCCGATGCTGAAATAATCTCCCAGCAGGATGTTGATGCCGTAAAAATAGTCTATCAGGATGTCCCTGCCGATTACGCTGAGGGCGATGCCGGCGAGACCGGCGCCTGCGAAGAACTGGTGGACCGGGACTCCGACGGCGAAGAGGAACCATGCCGTGCCCCATATCACCGCCACCGTCCCGATCAAGAAACGCCCCCCCTGGGTCAGGGTGGCGATCCTCTGCTCCTGGCGAGCCTCGCTGAGGTGTCCCTTCCTGTAAGACTTGATGTAACGCTCAAAAATCAGGCAGCTGACCTGGAAGAGCAGGTTCATCAGGGTGCCGATCAGAAGAGCGAGGAACACGGGGCGCAGCGCTCCCCGGCCGAGTGTGGCAGCCATGGGCTTCAGGAACGGATGGAGAAAGAAGCAGGCTGACAGCCACCCCAGCCATATCAGGAGCTTGAGGGACCATGCCGGCGAGCGCATCCAGCGCCTTGCCGCCGCATCGGCGAGCACATGGAGGAGCAGGCAGAGAAAGAAGAGCATGGAGACAATATAGGGATAGTTTCTCAGATACACGGGAGATCGCAGCAATGCCTCGCCGGCAAGATCCATCTGCAGCAGGTGCTTCCACTGCTCAGCGACCTGGTGCTCCAGCCGCTTCTTCGCTTCATCGGAGAGCCTTCCGTAATATTCCGGGCAGTCGGCGGCCAGCACGGTCACGAGGGGTTTCCCGCCAACGGCCACTCCCGTGACACCGGAATAGTCCTTCACCTCCACCTCGGGCACCTTGTCCCCCAGCCCGGTAAGGATCTGGTGGTACTGGGCCGCCACGATGCCCTCCCTCTCCAGCGCCGTCATCTTGTCGGTGCTTCCCAGCCTGAAAAGAAAGGGGCGGTCGAAGGGATTCAGGCCCCACTCACGGGGCTTTGCGGGAGGCAGGGGAAGGTTGGGGTCCGGCGCCGGTTGCGAAGGCAGTGAGAAGGTCACCCCGGAATCCTTTGAATTCCCGCCCCCGGGGTTCAGAGCGCCGGTGACAATCATGCCGGCTATCGCCACAACAAAAAGAATCCTGTTGGTAGTCAGCTTCAGATTCATCTTTTTTTTCACCGGCGCACCTGCCTTCCCAGGAAGAGGCTTTCTCATGGCGCCCTGAAAATCCTTTCATGGCCAGGTGTTTACAAACTGGAAATTGCATTCCGGGCGGCGTGATCATATAATATGAGCAATGGCTTTCACATCGCAGGAGGCGCCCATTGCAGGGCGATGAAAATCTTTCCAGAGGAATGAGGTGATTCCATGATAGATCCGCTGCGTCCTTTCTCTTTAAGCCAGGTGACCAGAGGGGCGCTCCCGCTGTCTTCCAGGACACCTTCCGCG
This window contains:
- a CDS encoding mechanosensitive ion channel family protein translates to MKKKMNLKLTTNRILFVVAIAGMIVTGALNPGGGNSKDSGVTFSLPSQPAPDPNLPLPPAKPREWGLNPFDRPFLFRLGSTDKMTALEREGIVAAQYHQILTGLGDKVPEVEVKDYSGVTGVAVGGKPLVTVLAADCPEYYGRLSDEAKKRLEHQVAEQWKHLLQMDLAGEALLRSPVYLRNYPYIVSMLFFLCLLLHVLADAAARRWMRSPAWSLKLLIWLGWLSACFFLHPFLKPMAATLGRGALRPVFLALLIGTLMNLLFQVSCLIFERYIKSYRKGHLSEARQEQRIATLTQGGRFLIGTVAVIWGTAWFLFAVGVPVHQFFAGAGLAGIALSVIGRDILIDYFYGINILLGDYFSIGDWIEAGPVSGTVVSFNLRSTQIREIDGGLSIVTNGMLNRLKNHSREWANTDFRVGVAYGSDPDRCLALILEEIEGLAEAWPEKLEKKPVLSGVQELAESAVMLRALVKTAPLAQWEVGRELNRRVLLRFGREGVEIPFPQRKIWIEKEKGAL